From the genome of Neomonachus schauinslandi chromosome 5, ASM220157v2, whole genome shotgun sequence, one region includes:
- the SRRM2 gene encoding serine/arginine repetitive matrix protein 2 isoform X2, translating to MYNGIGLPTPRGSGTNGYVQRNLSLVRGRRGERPDYKGEEELRRLEAALVKRPNPDILDHERKRRVELRCLELEEMMEEQGYEEQQIQEKVATFRLMLLEKDVNPGGKEETPGQRPAVTETHQLAELNEKKNERLRAAFGISDSYVDGSSFDPQRRAREAKQPAPEPPKPYSLVRESSSSRSPTPKQKKKKKKKDRGRRSESSSPRRERKKSSKKKKHRSESESKKRKHRSPTPKSKRKSKDKKRKRSRSTTPAPKSRRAHRSTSADSASSSDTSRSRSRSAAAKTHTTALTGRSPSPVSGRRGEGDAPSKEPGTTNIGQPSSPEPSTKQPSSPHEDKDKDKERSAVRPSPSPERSSTGPEPPAPTPLLAEQHGGSPQPLATITLSQEPVNPPSEASPPRGRSLTKSPEKPPQSSSESCPPSPQPTKVSRHASSSPESPKPAPAPGSRREISSSPTSKSRSHGRAKRDKSHSHTPSRRVGRSRSPTTTKRGRSRSRTPTKRGHSRSRSPQWRRSRSAQRWGRSRSPQRRGRSRSPQRPGWSRSRNTQRRGRSRSARRGRSHSRSPATRGRSRSRTPARRARSRSRTPARRRSRSRTPTRRRSRSRTPARRGRSRSRTPARRRSRTRSPVRRRSRSRSPARRSGRSRSRTPARRGRSRSRTPARRGRSRSRTPARRGRSRSRTPTRRGRSRSRTPARRRSRSRSVIRRGRSHSRTPQRRGRSGSSSERKNKSRASQRRSRSNSSPEMKKSRISSRRSRSLSSPRSKAKSRLSLRRSLSGSSPCPKQKSRTPPRRSRSGSSQPKAKSRTPPRRSRSGSSPPSNQKSKTPSRQSCSSSSPQPKTKSGTPPRQGSVTSPQANEQSATPQMQSCSESPDPEMKSTTPSRHSCSGSSPPRVKSSTSPRRSRSESSSPQPKVKAVTSPIQSCSGSSSPSPSRVTSKTPPRESRSESPCSKVESRLLQRQSHSRSSSPDTKVKPGMPPRQSHSGSTSPCPKVKPQTPSGHDLCGSKSPCSQEKSRDSSAQSSGFFSLCPGVKSSTPPGELCFATTSLQQKGQSQTSPDPRSDASSPEMKQSHSESPSLQSTSQTPLKGGWSRSSSPITELAPKSPARQERSELSSPRLKSVMSPEQSKSQSDSTLYPAMDSKSLLGQSRWEPSESKEKTGLLLQEDITVSSPRPRDKSSPLPVQDKPDSPPVLRETPKTPSRERGGGVGSSPDTKDQSALAKPSQDEELMEVVEKSEESSNQVPSHLSPELKEVAGSNFESSPEIEERPTVSLTVDQSQSQTSLEVEVPAVASTWSGPHFSPEHKELSNSPPRENSFGLPLEFRNSGPVAEMNTGFSPEVKEDLNGSFPNQLETDPFVDLKEQSTRSSRRSSSELSPDAVGKAGMSSYQSISSPVLDAVPRTPSRERSSSASPELKDGLPRTPSRRSRSGSSPGLRDGSGTPSRHSLSGSSPGMKDIPRTPSRGRSECDSSPEPKALPQTPRPRSRSPSSPELNNKCLTPQRERSGSESSVEQKAVARTPLGQRSRSGSSQELDGKPSASPQERSESDSSPDSKAKTRVPLRERSRSGSSPEVESKSRPSPRRSRSGSSPEVKDKPRAAPRAQSGSDSSPEPKAPALRALPRRSRSGSSSKGRGPSPEGSSSSESSPEHPPKSRTARRSSRSSPEPKTKSRTPPRRRSSRSSPELTRKARLSRRSRSASSSPETRSRTPPRRRRSPSVSSPEPAEKSRSSRRRRSASSPRAKTTSRRGRSPSPKPRGLQRSRSRSRREKTRTTRRRDRSGSSQSTSRRRQRSRSRSRVTRRRRGGSGYHSRSPARQESSRTSSRRRRGRSRTPPTSRKRSRSRTSPAPWKRSRSRASPATHRRSRSRTPLVSRRRSRSRTSPVSRRRSRSRTSVTRRRSRSRASPVSRRRSRSRTPPVTRRRSRSRTPTRRRSRSRTPPVTRRRSRSRTPPVTRRRSRSRTSPITRRRSRSRTSPVARRRSRSRTSPVTRRRSRSRTSPVTRRRSRSRTPPAIRRRSRSRTPLLPRKRSRSRSPLAVRRRSRSRTPRTTRGKRSLTRSPPAIRRRSASGSSSDRSRSASPPATRNHSGSRTPPVALNSSRMSCFSRPSMSPTPLDRCRSPGMLEPLGSSRTPMSVLQQAGGSMMDGPGPRIPDHPRTSVPENHAQSRIALALTAISLGTARPPPSMSAAGLAARMSQVPAPVPLMSLRTAPAASLASRIPAASAAAMNLASARTPAIPTAVNLADSRTPAAAAAMNLASPRTAVAPSAVNLADPRTPTAPAVNLAGARTPAALAALSLTGSGTPPTAANYPSSSRTPQAAAPANLVGPRSAHATAPVNIASSRTPPALAPASLTSARMAPALSGANLTSPRVPLSAYERVSGRTSPPLLDRARSRTPPGGPGSRTPPSALSQSRMTSERAPSPASRMVQAPSQCVLPPAQDRPRSPVPSAFSDQSRALLSQTTPVAGSQSLSSGTVAKTTSSAGDHNGMLSGPVPGMSHPEGGEPPASTGAQQPSPLAALQPAKERRSSSSSSSSSSSSSSSSSSSSSSSSSSGSSSSDSEGSSLPTQPEVALKRVPSPAPASKEAVREGRPQEPTPAKRKRRSSSSSSSSSSSSSSSSSSSSSSSSSSSSSSSSSSSSSTSSSPSPAKPGPQALPKPASPKKPPPGERRSRSPRKPIDSLRDSRSLSYSPAERRRPSPQPSPRDQQSSERGSRRGQRGDSRSPGHKRRRETPSPRPVRHRSSRSP from the exons ATGTACAACGGGATCGGGCTGCCGACGCCCCGGGGCAGCGGCACCAACGGCTACGTCCAGCGCAACCTGTCCCTGGTGCGGGGCCGCCGGGGTGAGCGGCCTGACTACAAGGGAGAGGAGGAACTGCGGCGCCTGGAGGCTGCCCTGGTGAAGCGGCCTAATCCTGACATCCTGGACCACGAGCGCAAGCGGCGCGTGGAGCTGCGATGCCTCGAGCTGGAGGAGATGATGgaagagcaggg GTACGAGGAACAGCAAATTCAGGAAAAGGTGGCTACCTTTCGACTCATGTTGCTGGAGAAGGATGTGAACCCTGGGGGCAAGGAAGAGACCCCAGGACAGAGGCCAGC ggtAACTGAGACTCACCAGTTGGCAgaactgaatgagaagaaaaatgagcGACTCCGTGCTGCCTTTGGCATCAGTGATTCCTATGTGGATGGCAGCTCTTTTGATCCTCAGCGTCGTGCTCGAGAAGCTAAACAACCAGCTCCAGAGCCTCCCAAACCTTACAG TCTTGTCCGGGAGTCCAGCAGTTCTCGCTCACCCAccccaaagcaaaaaaagaaaaaaaagaagaaagatagagGACG CAGGTCAGAGAGCAGCTCTCCTCGAcgagagaggaagaagagctcGAAGAAGAAGAAGCACAG GTCAGAGTCTGAATCCAAAAAACGGAAGCATAG GTCTCCCACTCCAAAGAGCAAACGTAAATCTAAGGACAAGAAGCGGAAGCG GTCTCGAAGTACAACACCAGCCCCCAAGAGCCGTCGGGCCCACCGTTCAACATCTGCTGACTCTGCTTCCTCTTCTGATACTTCCCGCAGTCG GTCTCGAAGTGCAGCAGCAAAAACGCATACAACTGCCTTGACTGGGCGAAGTCCTTCCCCTGTTTCAGGGCGTCGAGGGGAGGGAGATGCACCTTCTAAGGAACCAGGTACCACCAACATAGGGCAGCCTAGCAGCCCAGAGCCCTCTACAAAGCAGCCTAGCAGTCCTCATGAAGACAAAGATAAAGACAAGGAG AGATCTGCAGTTCGACCTAGCCCCTCTCCGGAAAGGAGCAGCACAGGCCCAGAACCACCTGCTCCCACCCCGCTCCTTGCTGAGCAACATGGCGGCTCCCCACAACCCCTTGCAACAATCACGTTAAGTCAGGAGCCAGTGAACCCCCCATCTGAGGCTTCCCCACCCCGGGGCCGTTCACTAACTAAGTCTCCTGAGAAACCTCCCCAGTCTTCTTCAGAGAGCTGCCCACCATCCCCTCAACCTACCAAAGTTTCTCGACATGCCAGCTCTTCCCCCGAAAGTCCTAAACCTGCACCAGCTCCTGGGTCCCGCCGAGAAATTTCTTCTTCTCCCACATCCAAGAGTCGCTCACATGGCCGGGCAAAGCGGGATAAGTCACATTCTCATACCCCTTCTCGAAGAGTGGGGAGGTCCCGTAGCCCTACCACTACTAAGAGGGGACGATCTCGGTCTCGAACCCCTACCAAGAGAGGTCATTCTCGGTCCCGGTCCCCTCAGTGGCGTAGGTCCCGGTCTGCACAGAGGTGGGGACGATCCAGAAGCCCCCAGCGACGTGGCCGCTCTAGGTCTCCTCAGCGACCAGGCTGGTCTAGAAGCAGAAATACCCAGAGAAGAGGCAGGTCTAGATCAGCAAGGCGAGGCAGGTCACACTCTAGATCCCCAGCCACTAGGGGCAGATCTCGTTCTAGGACGCCAGCCCGTCGGGCCAGGTCTCGCTCTAGAACACCTGCCAGGCGCAGATCACGATCCAGAACACCCACCAGACGTAGGTCTCGCTCTAGAACACCAGCCCGGCGGGGCAGGTCTCGCTCTAGAACACCTGCTAGGCGCAGATCTAGGACCCGATCACCAGTACGACGGAGGTCTCGTAGCAGATCACCAGCCAGGAGAAGTGGCAGGTCACGCTCTAGAACCCCAGCCAGACGTGGTCGGTCACGCTCTAGAACCCCAGCCAGAAGAGGGAGATCTCGGTCTAGAACACCTGCAAGACGAGGACGGTCTCGGTCTAGGACACCGACAAGACGAGGACGGTCTCGGTCTAGGACACCTGCAAGACGAAGATCTCGTAGTAGAAGTGTGATTAGACGGGGAAGATCTCACTCTAGAACGCCACAAAGAAGAGGCAGGTCTGGTTCATCATCAGAGCGGAAGAACAAATCCAGAGCGTCACAGAGAAGGAGCAGGTCCAACTCAAGCCCAGAAATGAAAAAATCTCGCATTTCTTCAAGGCGGAGCAGGTCTCTCTCTTCACCACGGTCCAAAGCAAAATCTCGCTTGTCTCTGCGGCGAAGCCTTTCAGGGTCATCTCCGTGTCCTAAACAAAAGTCTCGGACACCACCAAGGCGCAGTCGCTCTGGATCATCCCAACCAAAAGCTAAATCTAGAACACCACCAAGGCGAAGTCGGTCTGGTTCTTCTCCTCCTTCTAATCAGAAATCTAAAACACCATCAAGACAGAGTTGTTCCAGTTCATCTCCTCAACCTAAAACGAAGTCTGGAACGCCACCAAGGCAAGGGTCTGTAACAAGTCCCCAGGCAAATGAACAATCTGCCACGCCACAAATGCAGAGCTGTTCAGAATCACCTGACCCTGAGATGAAATCTACAACCCCTTCGAGACATAGCTGCTCTGGGTCCTCCCCTCCTAGAGTGAAATCAAGCACATCTCCAAGACGGAGCCGATCTGAGTCATCGTCTCCACAACCCAAAGTGAAGGCAGTAACGTCACCAATCCAGAGCTGTTCTGGCTCCTCTTCTCCAAGTCCTAGCAGGGTGACATCCAAAACACCTCCAAGGGAAAGCAGATCAGAGTCTCCTTGCTCCAAGGTGGAATCTAGACTGTTGCAAAGACAAAGCCATTCTAGGTCCTCCTCACCAGATACCAAAGTGAAACCTGGAATGCCACCAAGACAAAGTCACTCAGGATCTACTTCTCCATGCCCTAAAGTAAAGCCCCAAACTCCATCGGGACATGATCTTTGTGGATCGAAGTCACCGTGTTCCCAAGAGAAGTCTAGAGACTCATCAGCACAAAGTTCTggattcttctctctctgtccaggAGTAAAGTCTAGCACACCACCAGGAGAGCTGTGTTTTGCCACCACCTCTTTGCAACAGAAAGGACAATCTCAAACTTCACCAGACCCTAGATCTGATGCTTCAAGTCCAGAAATGAAACAGAGTCACTCTGAGTCTCCATCTCTGCAGAGCACATCTCAGACACCTCTTAAGGGTGGCTGGTCCAGGTCCTCATCTCCAATCACTGAGCTGGCACCCAAATCTCCAGCAAGACAAGAAAGAAGCGAATTATCCAGTCCTAGGCTAAAATCTGTAATGTCTCCTGAGCAGAGCAAGTCTCAGTCTGACTCTACCCTATATCCTGCAATGGACTCGAAATCTCTTCTGGGGCAGAGTAGATGGGAGCCTTCtgaatcaaaagagaaaacaggctTACTCCTTCAGGAGGATATTACTGTGTCATCTCCTAGACCAAGAGACAAATCAAGTCCTCTTCCAGTGCAGGATAAGCCTGATTCCCCACCAGTACTCAGAGAGACTCCTAAAACCCCATCAAGGGAAAGAGGTGGTGGTGTTGGATCATCTCCAGATACAAAAGACCAAAGTGCGTTAGCTAAGCCAAGCCAAGATGAAGAATTAATGGAGGTGGTAGAGAAATCTGAAGAATCCTCAAACCAGGTCCCCTCCCATTTGTCTCCGGAACTTAAAGAAGTGGCTGGAAGTAACTTTGAATCATCTCCTGAAATAGAAGAAAGACCCACTGTGTCTTTAACTGTTGACCAAAGCCAGTCGCAGACTTCTTTGGAAGTAGAAGTCCCTGCAGTGGCCTCAACTTGGAGTGGGCCACATTTTTCTCCAGAACATAAAGAACTGTCTAATTCTCCCCCGAGGGAGAATAGTTTTGGGTTACCTTTAGAATTTAGAAACTCAGGTCCTGTTGCAGAAATGAATACTGGATTTTCTCCTGAAGTTAAAGAAGATCTGAATGGATCTTTTCCTAATCAGCTGGAGACAGATCCATTTGTAGATCTGAAGGAACAATCAACAAGGTCCTCTAGACGCAGTAGTTCTGAGTTATCCCCAGATGCAGTGGGAAAAGCAGGAATGTCTTCATATCAGAGTATTTCTTCACCGGTACTTGATGCAGTACCCAGAACACCATCAAGGGAAAGAAGTAGCTCTGCATCTCCTGAACTGAAAGATGGCTTACCCAGAACCCCTTCGAGGAGAAGCAGGTCTGGGTCTTCTCCAGGACTTAGAGATGGGTCTGGGACTCCCTCAAGACACAGCTTATCTGGGTCCTCTCCTGGAATGAAAGATATACCTAGAACACCATCCAGGGGGAGAAGCGAATGTGATTCTTCTCCAGAACCAAAAGCTTTGCCTCAGACTCCTAGGCCAAGAAGTCGTTCACCATCATCCCCAGAGCTCAACAACAAGTGTCTTAccccccagagagagagaagtgggtcAGAATCATCAGTTGAACAGAaggctgtggctaggactcctCTTGGTCAGAGAAGTCGATCTGGATCTTCTCAAGAACTCGATGGGAAACCAAGTGCATCCCCTCAAGAAAGAAGTGAATCAGACTCTTCTCCAGATTCTAAAGCTAAGACACGAGTACCACTTAGAGAAAGGAGTCGCTCTGGGTCATCTCCAGAGGTCGAGAGCAAATCCCGACCTTCTCCTCGGCGCAGTAGATCTGGCTCATCTCCTGAAGTTAAAGATAAGCCAAGAGCAGCACCCAGGGCACAGAGTGGTTCTGATTCCTCTCCTGAACCCAAGGCTCCTGCCCTTCGTGCTCTTCCCAGACGAAGCAGGTCAGGTTCATCAAGCAAAGGCAGAGGCCCTTCTCCTGAAGGAAGCAGCAGTTCAGAGTCGTCTCCAGAACACCCACCCAAATCCAGAACTGCTAGAAGAAGCTCTAGGTCCTCACCAGAGCCCAAGACCAAGTCCCGTACTCCACCTCGCCGTCGCAGCTCTCGATCCTCTCCTGAGCTGACTAGGAAGGCCAGACTCTCTCGAAGAAGCCGCTCTGCATCATCCTCACCGGAAACCCGTTCTAGAACTCCCCCAAGGCGCCGAAGAAGTCCTTCAGTCTCTTCCCCAGAGCCAGCTGAAAAGTCAAGATCCTCACGCCGCCGGCGCTCAGCTTCATCCCCACGTGCTAAGACAACTTCAAGGAGAGGCCGTTCTCCGTCACCAAAGCCCCGTGGGCTCCAGAGGTCCCGTTCCCGCTCAAGGAGGGAGAAAACCAGAACAACTAGACGTCGAGATAGGTCTGGATCTTCTCAGTCAACCTCTCGGAGAAGACAGCGGAGCCGGTCAAGGTCTCGGGTCACTCGTCGGCGGAGAGGAGGCTCTGGTTACCACTCAAGGTCTCCCGCCCGGCAGGAGAGTTCCCGAACTTCTTCCCGACGCCGAAGAGGCCGTTCGCGGACACCCCCGACCAGTCGGAAGCGGTCCCGCTCACGTACCTCACCAGCCCCATGGAAACGTTCAAGGTCTAGGGCCTCTCCCGCCACTCACCGGCGATCCCGGTCCAGAACACCTCTGGTCAGCCGCCGTAGGTCCAGGTCTAGAACTTCACCAGTCAGTCGGAGACGATCAAGGTCCAGGACATCAGTGACTCGACGAAGATCTCGATCCAGAGCATCTCCAGTGAGTCGAAGGCGATCCAGGTCTAGAACACCACCGGTAACCCGCCGTCGTTCAAGGTCCAGAACACCGACACGCCGGCGCTCCCGTTCTAGAACTCCACCAGTGACCCGAAGAAGGTCTAGATCTAGGACTCCACCAGTAACCAGGAGGCGATCTCGAAGCAGAACTTCCCCTATCACTCGCAGAAGGTCGAGATCGAGAACATCCCCAGTCGCCCGTAGAAGATCTAGATCTCGCACATCTCCAGTAACTCGAAGGAGGTCCCGCTCTCGAACCTCTCCAGTGACACGCCGCCGATCTCGGTCCCGAACACCTCCAGCTATTCGGCGCCGCTCTAGGTCTCGGACCCCACTGTTGCCACGCAAACGTTCTCGAAGTCGCTCTCCACTTGCTGTCCGCCGCCGTTCTAGATCCCGTACTCCGCGAACAACTCGGGGCAAACGGTCCTTAACAAGATCTCCTCCTGCCATCCGAAGGCGTTCTGCATCTGGAAGTAGTTCTGATCGTTCACGTTCTGCTAGTCCTCCAGCAACAAGGAATCATTCTGGTTCTCGGACACCTCCAGTAGCGCTCAATAGTTCCAGGATGAGCTGCTTCAGTCGTCCTAGCATGTCACCAACACCTCTGGACCGCTGTCGATCACCTGGAATGCTCGAACCCCTTGGCAGCTCTAGAACACCCATGTCTGTCCTGCAGCAAGCTGGTGGCTCCATGATGGATGGTCCAGGTCCCCGAATTCCTGATCACCCAAGAACATCTGTGCCGGAAAATCATGCACAGTCTAGAATTGCACTTGCCCTGACAGCCATCAGTCTTGGCACTGCTCGGCCGCCTCCATCCATGTCTGCTGCTGGCCTTGCTGCAAGAATGTCCCAGGTTCCAGCTCCAGTGCCTCTCATGAGTCTCAGAACAGCCCCAGCTGCAAGCCTTGCCAGTAGGATTCCTGCAGCCTCTGCAGCAGCCATGAACCTGGCCAGTGCCAGGACACCTGCCATACCAACAGCAGTGAACCTGGCTGACTCGAGAACACCAGCTGCAGCAGCAGCCATGAACTTGGCCAGCCCCAGAACAGCAGTGGCACCTTCTGCTGTGAACCTTGCTGACCCTCGCACCCCTACAGCCCCAGCTGTGAACCTAGCAGGAGCCAGAACCCCAGCTGCTTTGGCAGCTTTGAGTCTCACCGGCTCTGGCACACCCCCAACTGCTGCAAACTATCCCTCCAGCTCCAGAACACCCCAGGCCGCAGCCCCTGCAAACCTGGTGGGTCCTAGATCTGCACATGCCACAGCTCCTGTGAATATTGCCAGTTCAAGAACCCCTCCTGCCTTGGCACCTGCAAGCCTCACCAGTGCTAGAATGGCTCCAGCCTTGTCTGGTGCAAACCTTACCAGCCCCAGGGTGCCCCTCTCTGCCTACGAGCGCGTTAGTGGCAGAACCTCACCACCGCTTCTTGACAGAGCCAGATCAAGAACCCCGCCGGGAGGCCCAGGCTCCAGAACCCCACCATCTGCCCTGAGCCAGTCTAGAATGACCTCTGAGCgggctccctctcctgcctctagAATGGTCCAGGCTCCCTCACAGtgtgttcttcctccagctcaggATAGACCTAGGTCCCCTGTGCCATCTGCTTTTTCTGACCAGTCCCGAGCTTTGCTTTCCCAGACAACCCCTGTAGCAGGGTCTCAGTCCCTTTCCTCTGGGACAGTGGCCAAGACCACGTCCTCTGCTGGTGACCACAATGGCATGCTCTCTGGCCCTGTCCCTGGGATGTCCCATCCTGAGGGTGGGGAACCACCTGCCTCCACGGGGGCCCAGCAGCCTTCCCCGTTGGCCGCCCTGCAGCCGGCAAAGGAGCGGCggagttcctcctcctcctcctcctccagctcctcctcttcgtcatcatcatcatcgtcttcctcctcctcctcctcttctggttCCAGTTCTAGCGACTCAGAGGGCTCTAGCCTTCCTACCCAACCTGAGGTAGCACTGAAGAG GGTACCCAGCCCCGCCCCAGCCTCAAAGGAGGCTGTTCGAGAGGGACGTCCTCAGGAGCCGACCCCAGCCAAGCGGAAGAGGCGCTCTAGTAGCTCCAGTtccagctcctcctcctcttcctcctcttcctcctcctcttcttcctcttcctcctcctcttcctcctcctcctcctcctcttcttcctcctcttcgacttcttcctccccctcccctgctaaGCCTGGCCCTCAGGCCTTGCCCAAACCTGCAAGCCCCAAGAAGCCACCCCCTGGCGAGCGGAG GTCCCGTAGCCCCCGGAAGCCAATAGACTCCCTCCGAGACTCTCGGTCCCTCAGCTACTCGCCTGCGGAGCGCCGCCGCCCCTCGCCCCAGCCCTCGCCACGGGACCAGCAGAG CAGTGAGCGGGGTTCCCGCAGAGGCCAGCGTGGGGACAGTCGCTCCCCAGGCCACAAGCGCAGGAGGGAGACGCCTAGCCCCCGCCCTGTGCGGCACCGCTCCTCCAG GTCTCCTTGA